From Calditrichota bacterium, one genomic window encodes:
- a CDS encoding NAD(P)H-dependent oxidoreductase, whose amino-acid sequence MRIAIIPGSLRAGSYNRKLAHVAEEILKRHDGETDVIDLKDHPLPVYDGDLEESDGIPDACWKLKARIASAHSVVVCSPEYNGGTPGMLKNTLDWTTRGGSNPWSGKVVMLMGASDGPWGTNRMQPSLRASFAVMGALVIPQTVTIPRASTVWDEAGKLLDENLPGRVEKALAGLMDVTRKMTAERL is encoded by the coding sequence ATGCGGATCGCAATCATACCCGGCTCGCTTAGAGCCGGTTCTTACAACCGGAAACTTGCTCACGTCGCTGAAGAAATATTGAAACGTCACGACGGGGAGACGGATGTGATCGACTTAAAGGATCATCCGCTGCCCGTGTATGACGGCGACCTCGAAGAGTCAGACGGTATTCCGGATGCATGTTGGAAATTGAAAGCGCGAATTGCGTCGGCGCATTCTGTCGTTGTATGTTCGCCGGAATACAATGGCGGCACACCGGGGATGCTGAAGAACACGCTCGATTGGACGACACGCGGCGGATCGAATCCGTGGAGCGGAAAAGTGGTGATGTTGATGGGCGCGTCGGACGGTCCGTGGGGAACGAACCGTATGCAGCCGAGTTTGCGTGCGTCGTTTGCGGTGATGGGCGCGCTGGTGATTCCGCAGACGGTGACGATTCCGCGTGCGAGCACGGTTTGGGATGAAGCAGGGAAATTACTTGATGAGAACTTGCCTGGAAGAGTGGAGAAAGCTCTCGCGGGCCTGATGGATGTTACCCGAAAGATGACGGCAGAGCGGCTCTAA
- the typA gene encoding translational GTPase TypA: MANRTRDNIRNVAIIAHVDHGKTTLVDAMLHQAGVFRDNQHVAERVMDKLDLEREKGITILSKNTTIHWQDNLVNILDTPGHADFGGQVQRVLRMVDGCLLLVDASEGPLPQTRYVLSNALELGLSPIVVINKIDRPDARIGEVLDEVLELFLDLDASEEQCHFPVVYTNAKIGTATMDLSTEGENLMPLFRLIFDKVPPPKYDDEAPLQLQITTLDYSDYVGRIGIGRIANGTIKHAEQIALIKRDGTKSQAKIAQLYTYDGLARVDAKSASAGEIVAVAGVEDMDIGDTITSLTDPRPLPPLKIDEPTLEMVFGVNTSPFAGREGQFVTTRQIRDRLFKEIQGNPALRVEDAESVEGYRVYGRGELQMAILIETMRREGFEMGVGKPRVLFKTINGVRVEPYEEVLMDCPEEFVGVVTSTLGMRRGRMTHMTDHATGWVRLTFEIPMRGLIGIRPIMLTMTRGTAIMNTNFLEYRPVEGEVTQRATGVLVADREGKVTAYALNSLQDRGEVFVAPGTPVYEGMICGENSRDNDLVVNIVRDKKLTNMRASGSDENYKIAPPRPMSLEEAIAFINDDELVEVTPKTVRLRKYYLREEERKQAAKRAAAAVS; encoded by the coding sequence GTGGCGAACAGGACCAGAGACAACATAAGGAACGTGGCGATTATCGCGCACGTGGACCACGGTAAAACAACACTGGTGGATGCGATGCTGCATCAGGCGGGCGTATTCCGCGACAATCAGCATGTGGCAGAGCGCGTGATGGATAAACTCGATCTCGAACGCGAAAAGGGAATCACGATTCTTTCGAAGAACACGACGATTCACTGGCAAGACAATCTTGTCAATATTTTGGATACGCCGGGTCACGCGGACTTTGGCGGACAGGTGCAGCGGGTACTGCGTATGGTGGATGGATGTTTGCTGCTGGTGGACGCGAGTGAAGGCCCGCTGCCGCAGACGAGGTATGTGCTTTCGAACGCACTCGAACTCGGTTTGTCACCGATTGTGGTGATCAACAAGATCGACCGTCCGGACGCGCGGATCGGTGAAGTGCTCGATGAAGTGCTTGAGCTGTTCTTGGATTTGGATGCTTCGGAAGAGCAATGTCATTTTCCTGTAGTGTACACGAACGCGAAAATAGGCACGGCGACGATGGATTTGAGCACTGAGGGCGAAAATTTGATGCCGCTGTTCAGATTGATATTCGACAAGGTTCCGCCGCCGAAGTATGACGATGAAGCTCCGCTCCAACTGCAGATTACGACGCTCGACTACAGTGACTACGTGGGACGCATCGGCATCGGCAGAATCGCAAATGGCACGATCAAACACGCGGAACAGATAGCGTTAATCAAACGCGACGGGACAAAGTCGCAGGCAAAGATTGCGCAGCTCTATACGTATGACGGATTGGCTCGCGTCGACGCAAAGAGCGCTTCCGCGGGTGAAATCGTGGCGGTGGCCGGAGTGGAAGACATGGACATCGGCGATACGATTACGTCGCTGACCGATCCGCGCCCGCTGCCTCCGCTGAAAATCGACGAGCCGACGCTCGAAATGGTGTTCGGTGTAAATACGTCGCCGTTTGCCGGACGGGAAGGGCAGTTTGTCACGACACGTCAGATACGCGACAGGCTCTTCAAAGAGATTCAGGGCAATCCCGCGCTGCGAGTAGAAGATGCGGAAAGCGTCGAAGGCTACCGTGTGTATGGCCGCGGAGAATTGCAGATGGCAATTCTGATCGAGACCATGCGTCGCGAAGGTTTTGAGATGGGAGTCGGCAAGCCGCGCGTGTTGTTTAAGACGATAAACGGAGTGCGCGTCGAACCGTACGAAGAAGTATTGATGGATTGCCCGGAAGAATTCGTCGGAGTGGTCACCAGCACATTGGGCATGCGGCGCGGACGGATGACGCACATGACCGATCACGCAACGGGTTGGGTGCGGCTCACGTTTGAGATTCCGATGCGCGGTTTGATCGGCATTCGCCCGATTATGCTGACGATGACGCGCGGCACGGCGATCATGAACACGAACTTCCTCGAATACCGTCCGGTAGAGGGCGAAGTGACGCAGCGCGCGACGGGTGTTTTGGTGGCTGACCGCGAAGGCAAGGTGACGGCCTATGCTTTGAACAGCTTGCAGGATCGCGGTGAAGTATTTGTCGCGCCGGGAACACCGGTTTATGAAGGGATGATTTGCGGAGAAAATTCGCGCGACAACGACCTCGTCGTGAACATCGTGCGTGACAAGAAGTTGACGAACATGCGCGCGTCGGGAAGTGATGAGAATTACAAAATTGCGCCGCCGCGCCCGATGTCACTGGAAGAAGCGATTGCATTCATCAATGACGACGAGTTAGTGGAAGTGACCCCCAAGACTGTGCGGCTCAGAAAGTACTATTTGCGGGAAGAAGAGAGGAAACAAGCGGCTAAACGGGCGGCAGCGGCAGTCTCATAA
- a CDS encoding right-handed parallel beta-helix repeat-containing protein: MKKLILVLVVAGLVSSATATIRTVSQFGTADYTSVSSAVSASSTGDTILVSPGSYNDAITITFRTITIIGAGWDATQISPSSGAALTLSTSSNGSVLEGMAIVANTTVLNTGGNTDSVTIRRCTMQTPQNFGYSLTNCRRIYFEDCVLTSTANSTMFNVSVQTNSTLTLRGCILGFNGTSASSSVYFSGNNGSPVEITNCTFVNCRQIFNLSGAQPVVAINNVLYDWTGGVSWGSYLAGSVFDYNASDATGPAIPGDFTNHVSLGANDPFVNYDESLNYQHGVSDLHLNGGTGGLLLTDAGNPLIFDVDASQSDVGAYGGPKPLVDNGVPSYPFVISLDVPNLLESGDDLNVSSTGRVGPRY, from the coding sequence ATGAAGAAGCTGATTTTAGTATTGGTCGTGGCCGGACTGGTTTCCAGCGCCACAGCAACGATTCGGACGGTGAGTCAGTTTGGGACAGCAGATTACACATCTGTTTCATCGGCGGTCAGTGCAAGCTCAACGGGCGACACGATTCTGGTATCGCCGGGATCTTACAACGACGCTATCACCATCACATTTCGGACGATTACCATCATCGGCGCGGGTTGGGACGCGACTCAGATTTCGCCTTCAAGCGGAGCAGCGCTTACCCTGAGTACCAGTTCCAATGGATCAGTTCTTGAGGGAATGGCGATAGTGGCAAATACGACCGTGCTAAACACCGGAGGCAACACCGACTCGGTGACTATTCGGAGGTGCACAATGCAGACACCTCAGAATTTTGGATATTCATTGACCAACTGCCGGAGGATATATTTTGAGGATTGTGTCTTGACGTCCACTGCCAACAGCACAATGTTCAATGTTTCAGTTCAGACCAACTCAACGCTGACGCTGCGGGGCTGCATACTTGGATTCAACGGAACGTCAGCAAGTTCTTCTGTTTACTTTAGTGGAAACAACGGCAGTCCGGTCGAGATTACGAATTGTACATTCGTCAATTGCCGTCAGATTTTCAATTTGAGTGGGGCGCAGCCAGTTGTGGCGATCAACAATGTCCTTTACGATTGGACGGGTGGCGTAAGTTGGGGATCCTATCTTGCGGGAAGCGTATTTGACTATAATGCATCGGATGCCACAGGTCCGGCGATTCCGGGTGACTTCACGAATCATGTTTCACTTGGAGCAAACGATCCGTTCGTGAACTATGACGAGTCGCTAAATTATCAGCACGGAGTTAGTGATTTACACTTGAATGGCGGCACGGGTGGATTATTGCTTACGGACGCAGGCAATCCTCTGATTTTTGATGTAGACGCGTCACAATCAGACGTGGGCGCCTATGGCGGCCCGAAGCCGCTGGTGGACAACGGAGTTCCGTCGTATCCGTTCGTGATCTCGCTTGATGTGCCGAACTTACTTGAGTCCGGCGACGATCTAAATGTATCTTCGACAGGCCGAGTCGGACCACGATATTAA
- a CDS encoding 5'-nucleotidase C-terminal domain-containing protein translates to MRNLGKALLMTLIVLSLNAGSAWANFTLTILHNNDGESKLSTLGTTQPDYAGAARFVTKVNDLKTWANTNTDGFVMLSSGDNFFAGAQYNAGVNNGVYYDALVLDKIGYSALAFGNHDFDFGCNTLAAFMDDYSTLPYPLYVICNMDFSAEPAMQAQVNAGRIVPSTILNVNGTLVGVVGAIYPDLASISSPGNAVVDPNLAAAVQAQVDAMVLNGANIIIMISHLQDTANEEALVAQLQGVDVVIAGGADEFLANAGISPVYPGDVVNPVRTYPLVRQDLNGDDVLVVTTTGEYKYVGRLVVEFDNNGDAIAVDPISNPVCVLDASIDAVNGVTADPACVAAVINPVETYINNLATHVIATTDVPLNGTRPLIRQVETNQGDIFADAMLWEGQRRAASFGVCVPNVAFQNGGGMRKNDGEIPVGNVSELNTYEIAAFDNQVSITPNIPVQQFKEMLEAAVRLSPSQNGGFLQVAGFKYTYDNTRQAQVLDGSLNVVTPGERVRDVVLNDGTVIVSCGEVVSGAPDLCIATNNFTAGQSGDNIPFRGAPLTLIGVTYQQALYNYIVEATGLNGVITGAQYPVTPGQYRIVERTFTQTFTNNNTAAIFTATATTDAMTNLSSGFSVNFYPSNAPTSMTGSFSRVRPALSDIDYNLPEAFAVGRYFNFTTENDGSSSTNADLYFNACEVPAGLSLNNLVAVRTEDGGANWYTVAPISVTSIGNGIYKAEFENVGTIEGFWGLGVRDRVLPVELTSFDAEAINGEVALMWTTASESDVARFELSRNGDKIAEITAQNNPTGATYSFTDRVEAGSYTYELSEVSMNGEHIVLGTTSIELSDGAVANEYELGEAHPNPFNPTTSIDFVIANAENVKLDVFNPLGQVVATLADGRMEAGSHTVQFDGANLTSGIYFYRLEAGSFSAMKKMVLVK, encoded by the coding sequence ATGAGAAACTTAGGCAAGGCTTTGTTGATGACGTTGATCGTCTTGAGCTTGAACGCGGGTTCGGCTTGGGCGAATTTCACGCTGACGATTCTGCACAACAATGACGGCGAATCGAAGCTGTCGACACTTGGAACGACGCAGCCTGATTACGCCGGCGCTGCCCGCTTTGTAACGAAGGTCAACGACCTCAAGACTTGGGCAAACACGAACACGGACGGTTTTGTAATGCTGTCCTCGGGCGACAACTTTTTTGCGGGTGCTCAGTACAACGCGGGTGTGAACAACGGCGTGTACTATGACGCTCTGGTGTTGGACAAGATTGGCTACAGCGCACTGGCGTTCGGTAACCACGATTTCGATTTCGGCTGCAACACGCTTGCCGCATTCATGGATGACTATTCGACGCTGCCCTATCCTCTGTATGTCATCTGCAACATGGATTTCTCGGCTGAGCCCGCGATGCAGGCTCAGGTGAACGCGGGCCGCATTGTTCCGAGCACGATTTTGAACGTGAACGGTACGTTGGTCGGCGTGGTTGGCGCGATTTATCCGGATTTGGCTTCAATTTCCAGCCCCGGTAACGCCGTGGTGGATCCAAACCTTGCAGCCGCGGTTCAGGCTCAAGTGGATGCCATGGTTTTGAACGGCGCGAATATTATCATCATGATTTCGCACCTTCAGGACACGGCCAACGAAGAAGCTCTGGTTGCTCAGCTTCAGGGTGTGGACGTTGTGATCGCCGGCGGCGCGGACGAGTTCCTTGCCAACGCGGGCATCTCGCCTGTGTACCCCGGTGACGTTGTGAACCCGGTTCGCACCTATCCGTTGGTTCGTCAGGACTTGAACGGTGACGACGTGCTGGTAGTTACGACGACGGGCGAATATAAGTATGTTGGCCGTTTAGTGGTTGAGTTTGACAATAACGGCGACGCGATTGCCGTGGATCCGATTTCGAATCCGGTTTGTGTGTTGGATGCTTCGATTGACGCGGTGAACGGTGTGACGGCGGACCCGGCTTGTGTGGCCGCAGTAATCAACCCGGTTGAAACCTACATCAACAATCTGGCCACGCACGTGATTGCGACGACCGACGTTCCGCTGAACGGCACGCGTCCGTTGATCCGCCAGGTTGAGACGAACCAGGGCGACATTTTCGCCGATGCCATGCTGTGGGAAGGCCAGCGCAGAGCCGCATCGTTTGGCGTTTGCGTTCCTAACGTCGCGTTCCAGAACGGCGGTGGTATGCGTAAGAACGACGGTGAAATCCCCGTGGGCAACGTGTCGGAATTGAACACCTACGAAATCGCGGCGTTTGACAACCAGGTTTCGATTACGCCGAACATTCCGGTTCAGCAGTTCAAGGAAATGCTGGAAGCGGCTGTTCGCCTTTCGCCCTCGCAGAACGGCGGCTTTTTGCAGGTTGCGGGTTTCAAGTACACGTACGACAACACCCGTCAAGCTCAAGTTTTGGACGGCAGCTTGAACGTGGTGACTCCGGGCGAGCGCGTGCGCGACGTCGTGCTGAATGACGGAACGGTAATCGTCAGCTGCGGCGAAGTCGTCTCGGGCGCACCAGACCTCTGCATCGCGACGAACAACTTCACGGCCGGTCAGAGCGGCGACAATATTCCGTTCCGCGGCGCTCCGCTGACGTTGATTGGTGTGACCTATCAGCAGGCTCTGTACAACTACATCGTTGAAGCGACCGGCTTGAACGGCGTGATCACGGGTGCTCAGTATCCTGTGACGCCGGGACAGTACCGTATCGTCGAGCGCACGTTCACGCAGACGTTCACGAACAATAACACGGCTGCGATCTTCACGGCGACGGCAACGACGGACGCGATGACAAACTTGAGCAGCGGATTCAGCGTGAACTTCTACCCGTCGAATGCGCCGACTTCGATGACGGGCAGCTTCTCGCGCGTTCGTCCGGCTTTGTCGGATATCGATTACAACCTGCCCGAAGCGTTTGCGGTGGGTCGTTACTTCAACTTCACGACGGAGAACGACGGTTCGTCAAGCACGAACGCCGACCTTTACTTCAATGCCTGCGAAGTTCCGGCGGGCCTGTCGCTGAACAATCTCGTAGCGGTGCGCACGGAAGACGGCGGCGCAAACTGGTATACGGTTGCCCCGATTTCCGTTACGAGTATCGGCAACGGCATCTACAAAGCCGAGTTTGAGAATGTCGGCACTATCGAAGGTTTCTGGGGCTTGGGAGTTCGTGACCGCGTGCTGCCGGTTGAGCTGACGAGCTTTGACGCTGAAGCCATCAACGGCGAAGTTGCTTTGATGTGGACGACAGCTTCGGAATCAGACGTCGCACGATTCGAACTTTCGCGCAACGGCGATAAGATTGCCGAGATCACGGCGCAGAACAACCCGACCGGCGCGACCTACAGCTTCACCGACCGCGTCGAAGCGGGTTCATACACGTATGAACTTTCCGAAGTGTCGATGAACGGTGAGCACATCGTTTTGGGTACGACCTCAATTGAACTTTCCGACGGCGCAGTCGCCAATGAGTACGAATTGGGCGAGGCCCATCCGAACCCGTTCAACCCGACAACCAGCATCGACTTCGTGATTGCCAATGCCGAAAACGTGAAGCTCGACGTCTTCAACCCGCTGGGTCAAGTTGTGGCCACGTTGGCCGACGGCCGGATGGAAGCCGGCAGCCACACGGTGCAGTTTGACGGCGCGAACCTGACGAGCGGTATTTACTTCTACCGTTTGGAAGCCGGTTCGTTCTCCGCGATGAAGAAGATGGTTCTGGTCAAGTAG
- a CDS encoding ABC transporter permease, producing MKKIWYLARKDLAIFLADPVALGLAFIVPMVMIVVFGFVFGGQGSEGLKELRVIAVNEDLGPAGARFISSLDKLEELQMIDRSPKDSSMYDSAAAAKLVYGGTYSAALVIPSDFTEGIKDGEIRAHILEDTRDPITAGVLLGLMQKTSFETFPMLMPSAMMSGMLDSMSTSMFNKDLASAIEKNFGVELPDSGMSFKDLVPEDMLLGENNAAADSGGFNMAQSFDKVNQITRTQVVGQQVVNSAVSHTTAGTAVMFMLFGVGAIAASLLREMRSGTAQRLLLMGATGGDILLSKLLYAVTLGSFQLFAMMVYGWLIFDLQIWDHLPALLLMIVVTAIVMSGVGLIISALSGTEEQASGIQVVVILSISSIGGAMFPSFMLPPFIRAISEVTPVYWAMRGFNDIFWRNQGISGILLECGVCLGMAAIMTGIAIVIFRKRLATELG from the coding sequence ATGAAAAAAATCTGGTATCTGGCCCGCAAAGACCTCGCGATCTTTCTCGCGGACCCCGTCGCACTCGGGCTTGCTTTTATTGTGCCTATGGTGATGATCGTCGTGTTTGGATTTGTGTTCGGCGGTCAAGGCAGTGAAGGACTGAAAGAGCTGAGAGTGATTGCCGTCAACGAGGACCTCGGCCCGGCGGGCGCGCGGTTCATTTCTTCGCTCGACAAACTCGAAGAACTGCAGATGATCGACCGTTCGCCTAAGGACAGCTCCATGTATGACAGTGCCGCCGCGGCAAAACTTGTTTACGGTGGAACCTACTCGGCTGCTTTGGTGATTCCCTCGGATTTCACCGAAGGCATTAAAGACGGTGAAATCCGCGCGCACATTCTCGAAGATACTCGTGATCCAATAACTGCCGGAGTTTTGCTCGGGCTGATGCAAAAGACTTCGTTCGAGACCTTTCCAATGCTGATGCCGTCGGCGATGATGTCCGGCATGCTGGACTCAATGTCAACGTCGATGTTCAACAAGGATCTCGCTTCGGCGATTGAGAAAAACTTCGGCGTAGAACTTCCCGACAGTGGTATGAGCTTCAAGGACCTCGTGCCTGAAGACATGCTGCTCGGTGAGAACAACGCGGCCGCGGATAGCGGCGGTTTCAACATGGCGCAGAGTTTTGACAAAGTAAATCAAATCACCCGCACGCAAGTCGTCGGTCAACAAGTCGTCAATTCCGCCGTGTCACATACGACCGCCGGCACGGCCGTGATGTTCATGCTCTTCGGCGTCGGTGCAATCGCCGCGTCGCTGCTGCGCGAAATGCGCTCGGGCACGGCGCAAAGACTCTTGTTGATGGGTGCGACCGGAGGCGATATTCTGCTCTCGAAACTTCTGTATGCCGTCACGCTCGGCAGCTTTCAACTTTTTGCGATGATGGTTTATGGCTGGTTGATTTTCGACTTGCAGATTTGGGATCACTTGCCCGCGCTGCTTCTGATGATTGTGGTGACCGCGATTGTGATGAGCGGCGTCGGATTGATTATCTCCGCGCTGTCCGGCACCGAAGAGCAAGCAAGCGGCATTCAAGTCGTAGTGATCCTAAGCATCTCGTCCATCGGCGGCGCGATGTTTCCCAGCTTCATGCTCCCGCCGTTTATTCGCGCAATAAGTGAAGTTACGCCCGTCTACTGGGCGATGCGCGGATTCAATGACATCTTTTGGCGCAATCAAGGAATCTCCGGAATCCTGCTCGAATGCGGAGTCTGTCTCGGTATGGCCGCGATCATGACCGGCATCGCAATTGTCATTTTTAGAAAGAGACTGGCAACGGAGTTGGGATAA
- a CDS encoding ABC transporter ATP-binding protein, whose protein sequence is MVSAFDIKSISKSFGDVRALNDVSFSVAKGDFFGLLGPNGAGKTTLMRVLCGLVAPDSGELRIFDSKLERWQIPYAMGVVPQDIALYDVLSAQKNLELFGKLRGVTGKELDKRIDRVLEQVGLSDRRKSRVKTFSGGMKRRLNLGVALLSEPKILLLDEPTVGVDPQSRASIFDLLESLHQSGMTILYTTHYMEEAERLCRTIAILDHGKLLGVGSLNELVKLVKTPRFVRLILRSENETPPSLNGVERKLSGLRVDYIPQGEDGLPDILGTLAGFTGAQRVEVVAPNLEMLFLELTGRELRDA, encoded by the coding sequence ATCGTGAGTGCGTTTGATATCAAGAGTATCAGCAAGTCCTTCGGCGACGTGCGCGCACTGAATGACGTCTCGTTCTCGGTTGCGAAAGGTGATTTCTTTGGCTTGCTTGGGCCCAACGGAGCGGGGAAGACGACCCTGATGCGCGTGCTCTGCGGATTGGTTGCGCCCGACAGCGGTGAACTGCGAATTTTCGACAGCAAACTCGAGCGTTGGCAAATTCCGTATGCCATGGGCGTCGTTCCGCAAGACATTGCTCTGTATGATGTGCTCTCCGCGCAAAAAAATCTCGAACTCTTCGGCAAACTTCGCGGAGTGACCGGAAAAGAGCTCGACAAACGGATTGACCGCGTACTCGAACAAGTCGGGCTTTCCGATCGCAGAAAGTCGCGAGTCAAGACTTTTTCCGGCGGCATGAAACGGCGTTTGAACCTCGGCGTCGCGCTACTGAGCGAACCTAAAATTCTTTTGCTCGATGAACCGACGGTTGGAGTCGATCCGCAGTCGCGCGCGAGCATCTTCGATTTGCTCGAATCGCTGCATCAATCGGGCATGACGATTCTCTACACGACTCACTACATGGAAGAAGCGGAGCGACTTTGCCGCACCATCGCCATACTCGATCACGGTAAGTTGCTCGGAGTCGGCTCGCTAAATGAGTTGGTCAAGCTCGTCAAGACTCCGCGGTTCGTCCGGCTTATTCTGCGCAGCGAAAATGAAACTCCACCGAGTTTGAACGGAGTCGAACGAAAGCTCTCCGGCTTGCGGGTGGATTACATTCCCCAAGGTGAAGACGGTTTGCCCGATATCCTCGGAACGCTCGCGGGCTTCACAGGTGCGCAGCGCGTCGAAGTCGTGGCGCCAAATTTGGAAATGCTGTTTCTTGAATTAACGGGGCGGGAGCTGCGCGACGCATGA
- a CDS encoding DUF853 family protein produces MLPIALKDSVEISVLPKRLNRHGLVTGATGTGKTVTLQVMAERMSRAGIPVFAADVKGDLSGVATAGKMSERFQKRLDLLGIKEHEFSGNSTIFWDVFGKKGHPIRTTISEMGPLLLSRLLNLNETQAGVLQIIFSYADDEGLLLLDLKDLRAMLAHVGEIRKELTTEYGNVSPASVGAIQRALLTLEEQGGDKFFGEPAFDLMDLLQTDANGHGYINILHAEELVRAPKVYATFLLWMLSELFERLPEVGDPEKPKLVFFFDEAHLLFDDAPAALLDKIEQVVRLIRSKGVGVFFVTQHPMDVPEKVLTQLGNRVQHALRAFTPAEQKKLKAAAETFRANPGLDLEKAIPELGIGEAVVSFLDEKGVPAPAERAYILPPFSRIGPLEDNERLVTMQSSIVAGVYEQSVDRESAYEKLKQKAEQAAASEKAEEVSKAKKKSAKGPEDVMTAVMKSAARAAASQAGRSLIRGLLGGLLGKKS; encoded by the coding sequence ATGCTGCCCATAGCTCTCAAAGACTCCGTCGAAATCTCCGTACTTCCTAAAAGACTTAACCGTCACGGTCTCGTTACCGGAGCGACGGGAACAGGCAAGACCGTCACATTGCAGGTCATGGCCGAGCGCATGTCCCGTGCAGGAATCCCGGTTTTCGCCGCCGATGTCAAAGGCGATCTGTCCGGTGTCGCCACGGCAGGTAAAATGTCCGAGAGATTTCAAAAGCGGCTTGACTTGCTGGGAATCAAAGAACACGAGTTCTCCGGGAATTCTACCATTTTCTGGGACGTGTTCGGAAAAAAGGGACATCCGATCCGCACGACGATATCCGAGATGGGACCCCTGCTCCTGTCGCGGCTCCTGAATCTCAATGAAACCCAAGCCGGCGTGCTGCAGATTATTTTCAGCTATGCCGATGACGAAGGTCTGCTCTTGCTCGACTTGAAAGACCTGCGGGCGATGCTGGCCCACGTCGGCGAGATTCGCAAGGAACTCACCACAGAATATGGTAACGTTTCACCCGCAAGCGTCGGCGCAATTCAGCGCGCGCTCTTGACGCTTGAAGAGCAGGGCGGAGACAAATTCTTCGGCGAACCTGCCTTTGATTTGATGGACTTGCTGCAGACGGACGCCAACGGTCACGGATATATCAATATACTCCATGCCGAAGAACTCGTGCGCGCTCCCAAAGTCTACGCGACATTTCTGCTGTGGATGCTCTCCGAACTCTTCGAGCGGCTTCCCGAAGTGGGCGATCCCGAAAAGCCCAAACTCGTCTTCTTCTTTGACGAAGCACATCTGCTGTTCGACGACGCGCCCGCTGCACTGCTTGACAAGATCGAGCAGGTCGTGCGGCTCATTCGTTCAAAAGGTGTCGGAGTGTTTTTTGTCACGCAGCATCCGATGGACGTGCCCGAAAAAGTTCTCACTCAGCTCGGAAATCGTGTGCAGCACGCGCTCCGTGCGTTCACGCCCGCCGAACAAAAGAAATTGAAAGCGGCTGCCGAGACGTTTCGCGCCAACCCCGGGCTGGATCTCGAAAAGGCAATTCCGGAACTTGGAATCGGTGAAGCTGTGGTGAGTTTTCTCGACGAAAAAGGCGTGCCCGCACCCGCTGAACGCGCCTACATCCTGCCGCCGTTCTCGCGCATCGGGCCGCTTGAAGACAACGAGCGGCTCGTTACGATGCAAAGTTCGATTGTGGCGGGAGTCTACGAACAAAGCGTCGACCGTGAATCCGCTTACGAAAAACTAAAACAAAAAGCGGAACAGGCCGCTGCTTCCGAGAAAGCCGAAGAAGTCAGCAAAGCAAAGAAGAAATCTGCGAAAGGACCGGAGGACGTCATGACTGCCGTGATGAAATCTGCCGCGCGCGCCGCCGCTTCGCAAGCGGGACGGTCGCTCATTCGCGGCTTGCTCGGTGGACTTTTGGGGAAAAAATCGTGA